In Podospora pseudopauciseta strain CBS 411.78 chromosome 3, whole genome shotgun sequence, one genomic interval encodes:
- a CDS encoding hypothetical protein (COG:S; EggNog:ENOG503P8MY) — translation MFIRRIRTLSPSLRFLSANTQPFSNRPKPTTITTMPSYIVTCKDDATPEQIEAAKQHAKDQGGTIGHEYTLIKGFSVSFPEDSVQTLSSHEHVKDVEADQEMRTQ, via the exons ATGTTTATAAGGAGGATCCGTACCCTGTCTCCATCTCTGCGATTTCTCTCTGCAAACACACAGCCTTTCTCCAACAGACCCAAGCCAACTACAATTACAACCATGCCTTCCTACATC gTGACCTGCAAGGACGACGCTACCCCCGAGCAGATCGAGGC GGCCAAGCAACATGCCAAAGACCAGGGCGGCACCATCGGCCACGAGTACACACTGATCAAGGGCTTCTC AGTCTCCTTCCCCGAGGACTCTGTCCAAACGCTTTCCAGCCACGAGCACGTGAAGGATGTTGAAGCTGATCAAGAGATGCGCACTCAATAA
- a CDS encoding hypothetical protein (COG:T; EggNog:ENOG503NY08) yields the protein MGPTARLIRLSTPSRIVPGLVKGRHLARRASSTSQNPNKEAPVAHHHRPPSHHHHHVTYSETDDAVPWLAKQPLHRLSLADLVKHGRPPLSAEALLSSARFTLSLLPIRLAHRIQALRNLPYIVVSNPNIRKIYNNYQHSLSTLLPWQGRTISNLEDEIRFTEVLAELVQTHTDTIPILARGFLECRKYISPGEVTRFLDQHLRARIGTRLVAEQHIALHYSSSPHFDPASSPTPCPETPGYIGVIDTALRPASTVDSCGSFVADICELNYGVRPEWFINGSPETTFAFVPTHLEYIITELLKNAFRATVENGQSKSPVEITIAPEPPSSVTTPITLSPPSVSLGAFNKDHIQPLDDNAPGVTIRIRDRGGGIGPEVLPHIWSYSFTTFSENEDDPPGAWSDDALSVISAASSGGSSIAGLGYGLPLSRAYAEYFGGGIKVQSLHGWGTDVYLRLKGVGRIE from the exons ATGGGCCCCACGGCGAGGTTGATACGGTTGTCGACGCCCTCCCGTATTGTCCCAGGACTTGTCAAAGGACGACACCTGGCGCGAAGGGCGTCATCGACATCACAGAACCCTAATAAGGAAGCCCCCgttgcccaccaccaccgacctccgagtcaccaccaccatcacgtcACTTATTCCGAGACCGACGATGCTGTCCCGTGGCTAGCTAAACAGCCCCTACATCGATTGAGTCTGGCAGACTTAGTCAA ACATGGCCGACCACCCCTCAGCGCCGaagccctcctctcctcggcgcgcttcaccctctccctcctccctatTCGACTAGCCCATAGGATCCAGGCCCTCCGCAACCTCCCCTATATCGTGGTgtccaaccccaacatccGCAAAATTTACAACAACTACCAACACTcactctccaccctcctcccctggcAAGGCCGCACAATCTCTAACCTCGAAGACGAAATCCGCTTCACTGAAGTCCTCGCCGAGCTAGTCCAAACCCACACCGACACCATTCCTATTCTCGCCCGGGGGTTCTTGGAGTGCAGGAAATACATCTCCCCCGGCGAGGTAACCCGCTTCCTCGACCAGCACCTCCGCGCCCGTATCGGGACCAGGTTGGTAGCCGAGCAGCACATCGCCTTGCATTATTCCTCCAGCCCGCACTTTGACCCAGCCTCTTCCCCTACACCATGCCCTGAAACCCCGGGGTACATCGGGGTCATTGACACGGCCCTCCGTCCGGCATCAACAGTTGACTCGTGCGGTAGTTTTGTCGCCGACATCTGCGAGCTCAATTATGGGGTGAGACCAGAATGGTTCATCAACGGCAGCCCCGAGACAACCTTTGCCTTTGTCCCCACGCACCTAGAGTACATCATCACCGAGCTCCTCAAGAACGCCTTCCGGGCCACAGTCGAAAACGGTCAGAGTAAATCCCCGGTGGAGATCACCATAGCTCCCGAGCCACCTTCGTCCGTCACAACCCCCATCACGCTCTCCCCACCGTCTGTCTCTTTGGGGGCGTTCAACAAAGACCATATCCAGCCCCTTGACGACAATGCCCCCGGGGTGACGATCAGAATTCGGGATCGGGGAGGCGGTATCGGCCCAGAGGTGCTGCCGCACATTTGGTCTTACAGCTTCACCACCTTTTCGGAGAATGAGGACGATCCCCCGGGGGCATGGAGCGATGACGCGCTGAGCGTGATCTCGGCGGCGAGCAGCGGGGGGAGCTCGATTGCTGGGCTGGGGTATGGGCTGCCGTTGAGCAGGGCGTATGCCGAGtattttgggggtgggatcAAGGTGCAGAGTTTGCATGGGTGGGGGACGGATGTGTATttgaggttgaagggggtggggaggattGAGTAA
- the BMS1 gene encoding Glycoside hydrolase 2 (Mannanase, beta-galactosidase) (EggNog:ENOG503NXR7; BUSCO:EOG092617AN; COG:J): MEQQNKPHRPSKKSKDKKKAQHTGQQNPKAFAFSNPGKLAKQAARSHDIKEKRLHVPQVDRLPDEPPPRLVTIVGPPGVGKTTLLKSLIRRYAKETMSDPVGPITVVTSKKQRLTFIECPNELEAMVDIAKVADIVLLMIDGNFGFEMETMEFLNVLAATGMPGNVFGILTHLDLFRKPQALKDAKKRLKHRLWNELYQGAHLFYLSGVLNGRYPDREIHNLSRFLSVMKNPRPLVWRNSHPYTVIDNYRDITHPTKIEEDENCDRSIELSGYLRGTNFAADGQRIHIAGLGDFTIASMEALPDPCPTPSMEQALAKATGKTGRRRLDEKDKKLWAPMADRSGLKITGDHIVITRENGFAFDKDAEDVERGEGEQLIVDLQGERKLLGSTDKGVKLFASGQELTQVPEEADSGRKTRRKARFAAGDEPGEDEIPDDEGFESGEEDEEGSDVEEDEFDMSKLGKMFKKQQDKDQPEDDLAFADSDSDLGSLSGDEDEELDPDEDDEDVDMEDLGSDEEAGALKWKDSMFERASKLHGNRRPFRAVDLARFMYDTALSPREALKKWRCEEEEEEEEDIEKDEDDTFFRKIGDDEQEDLTEDRAIPSFDYEDLAAKWSSEDAVEALRTRFSTANLVDEEGGNGDDDDFSGLDDDDEDDEGDGAFEDLETEEAHGGDGDEDEDEDGDEDESEEPPEASLEAEREKNARRKEELKLRFEEEDREGFKNDKAVARREGGGDDEFGEDDWYDAQKALLQKQLDINKAEFEELDERQRTAVEGFRAGKYGKIVLEGVPAEFVKNFSAKRPIIVGGLSATEDRFGFVQVRIKKHRWHKRILKTGDPLIFSLGWRRFQSLPIYSISDSRTRNRMLKYTPEHMHCFGTFYGPLIAPNTSFTAFQSFSSSNPGFRIAATGTVLSVDESTEIVKKLKLTGTPYKIFKNTAFIKDMFNTALEIAKFEGAAIKTVSGVRGQIKRALSKPDGHFRATFEDKILLSDIVFLRAWYPIKPHRFYNPATNLIGWQSMRSTGEIRRAEDLATPQLKNSQYRKIERQERHFNPLRVPKKLAAELPFKSQIVQTKKQRKETYMQKRAVVVSGEERKARDLMQKLTTIRKEQVAKRKAKKEEKRQEYRKKVADIEERLENREKKEKQAYWEREGKKRRAGDGGGGGGKRRK; encoded by the exons ATGGAACAACAAAATAAGCCTCACAGGCCGTCCAAGAAGTCCAAGGATAAAAAGAAGGCGCAACATACAGGCC AACAAAACCCCAAGGCCTTTGCCTTCTCTAATCCCGGCAAACTTGCAAAGCAGGCGGCGAGATCCCACGATATCAAAGAGAAGCGCCTCCATGTACCCCAAGTCGACCGTCTTCCCGATGAACCTCCTCCGCGCCTCGTCACCATCGTCGGACCTCCTGGTGTGGGCAAGACAACCCTTCTAAAGTCTCTCATCCGCCGATATGCAAAGGAAACAATGTCCGACCCCGTGGGGCCAATCACGGTCGTCACCTCGAAGAAGCAGCGATTAACCTTTATTGAATGCCCCAACGAGCTCGAAGCCATGGTCGACATCGCCAAGGTCGCCGACATTGTCCTGCTGATGATTGACGGAAATTTTGGATTCGAAATGGAAACAATGGAGTTTCTCAACGTCCTGGCCGCCACCGGTATGCCAGGAAACGTCTTCGGTATTCTGACCCATCTCGATCTCTTCAGAAAGCCACAAGCGCTCAAGGACGCCAAGAAGAGGTTAAAGCACAGGTTGTGGAACGAATTGTATCAGGGTGCCCATCTCTTCTATCTTTCTGGTGTTTTGAACGGCCGTTACCCCGATCGGGAGATTCATAACCTTTCCCGCTTCCTGTCGGTTATGAAGAACCCTCGTCCGCTCGTATGGAGAAACTCGCACCCTTACACTGTTATCGACAACTATCGCGACATTACTCACCCAACCAAGATTGAAGAGGACGAGAATTGCGACCGGTCGATCGAGTTGTCTGGCTATTTGCGCGGTACCAACTTTGCAGCGGATGGGCAGAGGATACACATTGCGGGCTTGGGCGATTTCACAATAGCTAGCATGGAAGCTCTGCCGGATCCTTGCCCGACCCCCTCGATGGAGCAAGCGCTTGCGAAGGCCACTGGAAAAACTGGGAGGAGGCGCTTGGacgagaaggacaagaagctGTGGGCTCCAATGGCCGACCGCAGTGGTCTCAAGATTACTGGTGATCACATTGTCATCACCAGGGAGAACGGTTTCGCTTTCGATAAAGACGCCGAGGACGTCGAACGTGGCGAGGGCGAGCAGCTTATTGTTGATCTACAGGGCGAGAGGAAACTGCTTGGTTCTACTGACAAGGGTGTCAAGCTGTTTGCCAGCGGACAGGAGCTCACACAGGTTCCAGAAGAGGCCGACAGCGGGAGGAAAACCAGGAGAAAGGCGCGCTTCGCTGCTGGGGATGAGCCTGGCGAGGATGAAATTCCCGACGACGAGGGCTTCGAAagcggagaggaggatgaagagggcTCAGACGTTGAAGAGGACGAATTCGACATGTCAAAGCTGGGCAAGATGTTCAAGAAGCAGCAAGACAAGGATCAACCAGAAGACGACCTTGCCTTTGCCGACAGTGACTCTGACCTTGGTTCTCTCTCtggcgacgaagacgaggagctggatcccgacgaggacgacgaggacgttGACATGGAAGACTTGGGTTCTGATGAGGAAGCCGGTGCCCTGAAGTGGAAGGATAGCATGTTTGAGCGCGCCAGTAAGCTTCACGGAAACAGAAGACCGTTCCGTGCTGTGGATCTTGCCAGATTCATGTACGACACTGCCCTCAGTCCCAGAGAAGCTCTCAAGAAATGGAGgtgcgaggaagaggaagaagaggaggaggacattgAGAAAGACGAGGACGACACTTTCTTCAGGAAGATTGGCGATGATGAGCAGGAAGATTTGACCGAGGACCGCGCGATACCAAGCTTCGACTATGAGGATTTGGCTGCCAAGTGGTCAAGTGAGGATGCTGTAGAGGCTCTCCGGACCAGATTTTCGACTGCGAACctggttgatgaagagggcgggaacggtgatgatgacgacttTTCCGGGctcgacgatgatgatgaggacgacgagggtgatggtgcttTTGAGGATCTTGAGACAGAGGAAGCgcatggcggtgatggtgacgaggacgaggatgaggacggcgatgaagatgagagTGAAGAGCCACCAGAAGCCAGCTTGGAGGCTGAACGTGAAAAGAACGCCCGTCGTAAGGAAGAACTCAAGCTACGCTTCGAGGAAGAAGATCGCGAGGGTTTCAAGAACGACAAGGCTGTCGCTAGGCgagaaggcggcggagaTGATGAGTTTGGCGAGGACGACTGGTACGATGCCCAAAAGGCTCTGCTTCAGAAGCAGCTTGACATCAACAAGGCCGAGTTTGAAGAGCTTGACGAGAGGCAAAGGACGGCGGTTGAGGGTTTCAGAGCCGGCAAGTACGGCAAGATTGTACTCGAGGGCGTCCCAGCCGAGTTTGTCAAGAACTTCTCGGCCAAGAGACCTATCATCGTGGGCGGTCTCTCTGCTACCGAGGACAGGTTTGGTTTCGTCCAAGTCAGAATCAAGAAGCACAGATGGCACAAGAGAATCCTCAAGACGGGCGACCCCTTGATCTTCTCTCTCGGCTGGAGAAGATTCCAATCTCTTCCCATCTACTCCATCTCCGACTCCCGGACGAGAAACCGCATGCTCAAGTACACACCCGAGCACATGCACTGCTTCGGCACCTTTTACGGCCCCCTGATCgcccccaacacctccttcaccgCATTCcagtccttctcctcctccaacccggGCTTCCGCATCGCAGCCACCGGCACGGTCCTGTCGGTAGACGAATCCACCGAAATcgtcaagaagctcaagctAACCGGCACCCCCTACAAAATCTTCAAGAACACCGCCTTCATCAAGGACATGTTCAACACTGCCCTCGAAATCGCAAAGTTTGAAGGCGCGGCCATAAAGACTGTCTCGGGCGTCCGCGGCCAGATCAAGCGCGCCCTGTCAAAACCAGACGGCCACTTCCGCGCCACGTTTGAGGACAAAATTCTCCTGTCCGACATTGTCTTCCTCCGCGCGTGGTACCCTATCAAGCCGCACAGGTTCTACAACCCGGCGACGAACCTCATCGGCTGGCAGTCGATGCGCTCGACGGGGGAGATCCGCCGCGCCGAGGACTTGGCCACGCCGCAGCTGAAGAACAGCCAGTACCGCAAGATTGAGCGGCAGGAGCGGCATTTCAACCCGTTGAGAGTGCCCAAGAAGCTGGCTGCCGAGCTGCCGTTTAAGTCGCAGATTGTGCAGACGAAGAAGCAGAGGAAGGAGACGTACATGCAGAAGAGGGCCGTGGTGGTTTCGGGAGAGGAGCGCAAGGCGAGGGATCTCATGCAGAAGCTTACTACGATCCGGAAAGAGCAGGTtgcgaagaggaaggcgaagaaggaggagaagaggcagGAGTACAGGAAGAAGGTGGCGGATATTGAGGAGAGGCTGGAGAatagggagaagaaggagaagcaggcgtactgggagagggaggggaagaagaggagggctggggatgggggtggtgggggtgggaagaggaggaagtaa
- a CDS encoding hypothetical protein (EggNog:ENOG503P4C0; COG:S), with translation MADSEQQIKKYRGNCHCRAFVFEFEAPEIKSGVICNCSICYKKGYFAITPGVELKIVKDEGTIKQYQFGEKKWKHQFCSKCGTATYGTSEFFNPPMNMGINARCIQNLDIWALQERHVDSTAHPPPYTPPTHPGPLPSPQSIPDNQGTLYHGSCHCGAVTAALKVDHPFESQSYKGMLAECNCSHCIRGGYVWAYPTKDQLVISGRENLTWYEFNQKIVRKGSCKHCGVLVLVEPVPIQEGEEVSEEMRKFREGFKDIRPVNLRVVNQDELDVEGLRRGGRVRQAKRAGEGGEYVNP, from the exons ATGGCGGACTCGGAACAGCAAATCAAGAAATACCGCGGCAACTGCCACTGCCGTGCCTTTGTCTTTGAGTTTGAAGCCCCCGAGATCAAGTCAGGTGTGATTTGCAACTGCAGTATTTGCTACAAGAAGGGGTATTTTGCTATTACTCCGGGGGTTGAGCTGAAGATTGTCAAGGATGAGGGGACTATCAAGCAGTATCAGTTtggggagaagaagtggAAGCATCAA TTCTGCAGCAAATGCGGCACCGCAACCTACGGAACATCCGAGTTCTTCAACCCCCCGATGAACATGGGCATCAAT GCCCGCTGCATCCAAAACCTCGACATCTGGGCCCTTCAAGAGCGACA CGTCGACAGCACAGCCCACCCACCCCCGTACACACCTCCTACCCACCCCggccctctcccctcccctcagtCAATCCCAGACAACCAAGGAACCCTCTACCACGGCTCCTGCCACTGCGGCGCCGTAACCGCCGCCCTCAAAGTCGACCACCCCTTCGAGAGCCAATCCTACAAAGGCATGCTAGCAGAGTGCAACTGCAGCCATTGTATCCGT GGCGGCTACGTCTGGGCCTACCCAACAAAAGACCAGCTTGTCATTTCCGGGAGGGAAAACCTCACCTGGTATGAATTCAACCAAAAGATTGTCCGCAAAGGATCGTGTAAACACTGCGGGGTGTTGGTTCTTGTCGAGCCGGTGCCTATccaggaaggggaggaggtttcaGAGGAGATGAGAAAGTTTAGGGAGGGGTTCAAGGATATTCGACCGGTTAatttgagggtggtgaatcAGGATGAGTTggatgtggaggggttgagacggggggggagggtgaggcagGCTAAGAGggcgggggaagggggggaatatGTGAATCCGTGA
- the EGT1 gene encoding Ergothioneine biosynthesis protein 1 (EggNog:ENOG503NW1H; COG:S) gives MPSSAPDLTVMAYGALASLKAAAAAKDKTKPKLFSHPKVDIIDIRRVEVETNLKADIVSQFCPKEGPRKLPTLLLVAVITYLEEYYLTNDEIQVLESSAKEIAGSIPSGSMVIELGSGNLRKVNLLLQAFEDAGKSIDYYALDLSKQELERTLAQLPAYQHVRAHGLFGTYDDGREWLKDPSNISRRKCIMSLGSSIGNFERSAAASFLKSFSDVLSHGDTMLIGLDACNDPAKVYFVGSHTDKEGITHEFILNGLRHANRVLGQAAFHERDWRVIGEYVHDAEGGRHQAFYSPVRDTTVFGQVIRPHERVQVEESLKWSPEETRKMWDLAGMTEMGKWMHGTEYGLHLLTKSKLSFSLIPSVYARSALPTISDWEAVWAAWDVVTREMLPHEELLEKPIKLRNACIFYLGHIPTFLDIQLSKTTKEPLTEPETYSLIFERGIDPDVDNPELCHAHSEIPDEWPSVEDVLAYQNRVRARVQSMYASGAESIPRHVGRAVWVGFEHELMHLETLLYMMLQSDRTLPPSHVPAPDWEKLAARARGEGVVNEWFDIPEQEITIGLDDPEDGTDIDNVYGWDNEKPVRRVKVHSFQAQGRPITNEEYAQYLYNTSSNKLPASWVEIPPSNHTNGTTSPLPESFLHNKAVRTVYGPVPLSLALDWPVFASYDELSSCATYMGGRIPTFFETRSIYQYAEELKKKKDVENQLGKTVPAVNGHLCNNGVEISPPATPTTTTAPSDAGGEVDLFIDLSDANVGLHNWHPVPVTGKGNKLAGQAEMGGVWEWTSSVLEEWEGFEAMGLYPGYTADFFDGKHNVVLGGSWATHPRIAGRRSFVNWYQRNYPYAWVGARLVRDI, from the exons ATGCCTAGTAGTGCTCCAGATTTGACCGTCATGGCGTACGGTGCACTTGCTAGCCTCaaggccgccgctgctgccaaggACAAGACAAAACCCAAGCTGTTCAGTCATCCCAAGGTTGACATCATTGATATCCGCCGTGTCGAGGTCGAGACAAACCTCAAGGCCGACATTGTCTCCCAGTTCTGTCCAAAGGAAGGGCCCAGAAAGCTTCCCACACTGCTCTT GGTTGCAGTT ATTACGTATTTGGAGGAGTACTACCTGACCAACGATGAGATTCAAGTGCTCGAGTCGTCGGCCAAAGAGATTGCCGGCAGCATTCCTTCAGGGTCTATGGTTATCGAACTCGGCAGTGG AAACCTTCGAAAAGTGAATCTGCTTCTGCAAGCTTTCGAGGACGCCGGCAAGAGCATTGACTACTACGCTTTGGATCTCTCCAAGCAAGAGCTCGAGCGTACCCTTGCCCAGCTTCCCGCATATCAGCATGTCCGAGCTCATGGTCTGTTTGGGACGTACGACGATGGGCGGGAGTGGCTCAAGGACCCATCCAATATTTCAAGAAGGAAGTGCATAATGAGTCTTGGGTCAAGCATTG GAAATTTCGAGCGAAGTGCGGCCGCCTCGTTTCTCAAGTCGTTCTCCGATGTCCTCAGCCATGGTGACACCATGCTGATTGGGCTGGATGCTTGCAACGACCCGGCCAAAGTCTA TTTTGTGGGATCACACACAGACAAGGAGGGCATCACCCATGA GTTCATTCTGAATGGTCTTCGCCATGCCAACAGGGTCCTTGGACAGGCTGCCTTCCACGAAAGGGACTGGAGGGTGATTGGTGAATATGTCCATGACGCCGAGGGAGGGCGCCATCAAGCCTTCTACTCACCGGTACGTGACACGACCGTTTTTGGCCAAGTCATCCGGCCCCACGAGCGAGTCCAGGTCGAGGAGAGCCTGAAGTGGTCTCCGGAGGAGACACGGAAGATGTGGGACCTGGCCGGTATGACCGAGATGGGGAAGTGGATGCACGGCACAGAATATG GCCTTCATCTACTCACCAAGTCAAAGTTGTCATTCAGCCTGATTCCTTCCGTCTACGCCCGCAGCGCCCTTCCCACCATATCAGACTGGGAGGCGGTTTGGGCGGCATGGGATGTTGTCACACGTGAGATGCTGCCGCACGAGGAGCTGCTCGAGAAGCCCATCAAGCTCCGCAACGCCTGCATCTTCTACCTCGGCCACATCCCCACCTTCCTCGACATCCAGCTGAGCAAGACGACCAAGGAGCCGCTGACGGAACCGGAAACGTACTCGCTGATTTTTGAGAGAGGGATCGACCCTGATGTCGACAACCCCGAGTTGTGCCATGCCCACTCGGAAATACCTGACGAATGGCCCTCGGTGGAGGACGTCCTGGCCTATCAAAACCGGGTGCGAGCTCGCGTACAGAGCATGTATGCAAGCGGTGCCGAAAGCATCCCGCGGCATGTGGGTCGGGCGGTTTGGGTGGGCTTCGAGCATGAGCTCATGCACCTGGAGACGCTGCTGTACATGATGCTGCAGAGCGACAGGACGCTGCCGCCGTCGCACGTGCCGGCGCCGGACTGGGAGAAGCTGGCGGCCagggcgaggggggagggggtggtgaatgaATGGTTTGATATTCCGGAGCAGGAGATCACCATCGGGTTGGATGATCCAGAGGACGGGACGGACATTGATAATGTGTATGGCTG GGACAACGAAAAGCCTGTCCGCCGGGTAAAAGTCCACTccttccaagcccaaggccgccccatcaccaacgaagAATACGCCCAATACCTCTACAACACCTCGAGCAACAAACTCCCCGCCTCATGGGTGGAAatccccccatccaaccacaccaacggaaccacctcccccctcccagaaTCCTTCCTCCACAACAAAGCAGTCCGCACCGTCTACGGCCccgtccccctctccctcgccctcgactGGCCAGTCTTTGCGTCATACGACGAACTCTCCTCCTGCGCCACCTACATGGGCGGACGCATCCCCACCTTTTTCGAAACCCGCAGCATCTATCAATACGCAGAagagctcaagaagaagaaggacgtgGAAAACCAACTCGGAAAGACAGTCCCCGCCGTGAATGGTCACCTCTGCAACAACGGGGTGGAGATTTCTCCCCCTGCTACCCCCACTACGACGACTGCTCCTTCTGAtgctggtggggaggttgatttgTTTATTGACCTTTCAGACGCAAATGTCGGCTTGCACAACTGGCATCCTGTACCCGtgacggggaaggggaatAAACTGGCTGGGCAGGCGGAGATGGGCGGTGTGTGGGAGTGGACTAGTTCTGTGctggaggagtgggaggggtttgAGGCGATGGGGTTGTATCCAGGGTATACGGCTGATTTTTTTGACGGGAAGCATAATGTTGTTCTTGGGGGGAGCTGGGCAACGCACCCGAGGAttgcggggaggaggagttt TGTCAATTGGTACCAGAGAAACTACCCTTATGCTTGGGTaggggcgaggttggtgagggatatCTAA